The sequence AAAACGAAGCAAAAGAAGGGCGGCCGATCATTTTTTGACGGCTCCGAAATAACGGTTGTTCAGGTGCCTGCTTGCCAGCCTCGCCAGCGGCGGGCACGGCGGTAGGCACGGCAGAACTCGCTCCGATAAATCGGAGCTCAAACAGCTTCGGCTCATTTCCCTCACAATTTATTTCTCCCTGCCTGCCGGTAGGCACGGCGCCTAAAAATGATATGGCGTATAAAAAAGCGTGCTCATATGCTTGCCCGCCTGTGGAGGGCCTGCCCGCCTCTGGAGAGTCGCTATCTACTCGGCCCACGGGGTTTTAAAAACCAAAATATTTAAAAGCTCTTTTGATTTTCCTGGAGACTGGCAACTGATGGCTGTTTTTTGGAATTTGGCTAATTTTAGAAACTTTTGTTAAGATGATTATGGATTCAAAAGAAAGGAGATAGTCGTATGTCAGGACATTCAAAGTGGCATTCAATTAAGCACAAAAAGTCAAAAGAAGATGTAAAGAAAGGTAAAATATTTAGCAAATTATCCAGGTATATAACTGTTGCTGCCCGAGAAGGTGGAGGGGATATTAGTGGCAATTCTTCTCTTGCTTTAGCTCTTCAAAAGGCGAAGGATTACAATATGCCCGCTGCAAATATAGAACGGGCTATTAAAAAAGGAACAGGTGATCTTGGGGGAGCAGAGGCTTTCGAAAAAATTATCTATGAAGGATATGGGCCCGCCGGGGTTGCTGTTATGGTTGAGGCGATGACGGATAATCGGAATAGAACGGCTTCAGATATAAGAAATATTTTTTCGAAACACAACGGAAATCTTGGAACTACAGGCTGTGTGGCATGGATGTTTGATAGAAAGGGCGTAATTTTAGCAGGCAAAGATGAAAATATAGATGAAGACACCTTGCTTTCCATAGCTCTTGAAGCAGGCGCTGAAGATTTAAAAAACGAGGATGATCATTTCGAAATAATCACTGAACCGGTAGATTTAAATTCGGTTTGTGATGTTTTGAAAGATAAAGGTGTTAAATTTTCCTCCGCTACAATTACTATGCTGCCCAAAGATATGGTCAAATTAAACAAAGCGGATGCGAAAAAAGCTTTAAAACTCATGGATGTTCTCGAGGACCATGATGATGTTCAAGAGGTGTATTCAAACTTTGATATTCCCGATGAAGTAATGGATGAAATTGCGGCCGAATCCTAAATTGTTAACCGGAACATTGTTTCTAATAAATCTCGTGTTAAAATTGAATAAAACATATGTTCGAATAAGATATTCAAATTGTACAAAGATGAGGATTGCTTGTGATTATTTTAGGGTTAGATCCGGGGTTGGCTATTACCGGGTTTGGGGTTATTGATTGTAAAGGAAATAGACTAAAACCAATAAGCTATGGATGTATAAGAACCGAAGCTAAACTTTCTCTACCTGTTAGACTTGATAAGGTGTTTAAAGAGATGGAAATTTTAATTAACAAGTATAATCCACAAGAAGTGGCAGTTGAGAGTCTTTTTTTTAATTCTAACGCGAAAACAGTTTTTGCTGTTGGTCAAGCCAGAGGAGTAGCCTTATTGGCAATGGCCAGAGCCGGTTTGCCCGTTTCGGATTATACGCCACTTCAAGTGAAACAAGCCGTTGTGGGATACGGAAGAGCCGATAAATTGCAAGTTCAAAATATGGTAAAAACTCTTTTGTGTTTATCAGAATACCCGAAGCCGGATGACGCAGCCGATGCTTTAGCTATAGCGATATGTCACGCACATTCAAGGAAGATGAACAGAGTGGGTAATGAGGAGTGAGAAGTTGGTAAAAGATGGCAAATAGCTTATAGCTTATAGCAGATAGCAAATAGTGTTTTGTTTTAAACATTTTAAATTTTAAATTTCCGTGCCTACCGGCAGGCAGGCTGACAGGCAGGTAGTTTTACATTTTTCATTTTCATTTTTTCATTTAAAACGAGCTGGGGGCTGGAAGCTGACATGATTGCATATCTTGAAGGGAAAATTAAAGAAAAAGGGACAGATAAAATTGTGGTCGATGTAAATGGAATCGGTTTTGAAGTTTTTGTTTCAAGTAATTCTTTGCGTAATTTGCCTGAAAAAGGTGAGATAGCTGGTGTTCATACATATCTTCATGTGCGTGAAGATATTTTGCAGATTTTTGGTTTTAATTCTTTAGAAGAAAAAGAGATGTTTTTAAATTTACTCTCAGTATCAAAAATTGGTCCAAAAATTGCTTTGTCAATACTTTCTGCTCTTTCTTTGGATTCTTTGAGAAAGGCAATTATTATGGGTGATTTGGAAATGATAACCGCAATACCGGGGATAGGTAAAAAAGGAGCTCAACGGTTGATTCTTGAATTAAAAGAAAAACTTGAACTCCCTGATTTTTTTGAGAATATACCTGAGCAGGTTAATAATTCTGCTTACATTGAAGCAAGAGATGCCTTAGTTAACCTTGGCTATTCAACAATGGAGGCAGCTAAGGCACTAGAAGGGTGCCTTAATAAAAACAATCTTTCCGCTGAAGAAATGATAAAATTTGCCTTAAAGAAACTGGCAAAATGTTAATTGCGCGCTTTATTGGTAAAAAGTTTTTTTGATATAGGAGTTGTGCTTATGGAAGAAAGAATTTTATCTACAAATTTGACACCTGAAGACATTGAATATGATAAAAACTTGCGACCTAAAAGATTGGTTGAGTTTATTGGCCAGGGGAAAATTAAAGAACATCTGGGCGTGTATATTTCAGCAGCTAAAAATCGTAAAGAGACATTAGACCATGTTCTTTTATCCGGTCCTCCCGGTTTAGGGAAGACCACTCTTGCCGGAATTATCGCTAACGAGATGGATGTAAGCATAAAAGTTACTTCCGGGCCGGCTCTTGAACGAGCTGGAGACTTAGCAGCCATTTTAACTAATTTAGAAGTTGGAGATGTCTTATTTATTGATGAAATCCACCGCCTAAATAGAAACGTGGAAGAAGTTCTTTACCCGGCTATGGAGGATTTTGAGCTGGATATAATTATTGGTAAAGGGCCTAGCGCAAGGTCACTTAGGTTAGAAGTGCCTCGCTTTACTTTAGTTGGAGCAACGACACGAACAGGTTTAATCACCTCTCCTTTAAGAGACAGATTTGGGGTTGTTGCCCGGCTTGACTACTATACGGTTGAGGAACTTGAAGAAATTACCAAACGCTCTGGTTCAATCTTGGGAGTTAAGATTGATTCAGAGGGGGCACACGAAATAGCCAGACGCTCAAGAGGAACGCCACGAGTTGTAAATCGCCTGCTTAAAAGGGTTAGGGACTATGCTGAAGTTAAGTGTGATGGTATTATAAACAAAGATGTAGCCATGGAGGCCCTTTCATTTTTTGAGGTTGATAATAAGGGTTTAGATAAACTGGACCAAAGAATTTTAATGACCTTAATTGATAAATTTGATGGTAAGCCGGTTGGGCTTAACACACTTGCTACTGCTATTGGGGAGGAGTCCGATACTGTAGAGGACGTCTATGAACCATATCTCCTCCAACTTGGTTTTTTGATGCGTACCCCAAGAGGACGAATAGCTACCGGGAAAGCGTATGAGCATTTTGGAATTAAACCTAAAGAAGACAACCCCGCGCTATTTTAGAGAGTTAAAATTTACAGGTGCTCCGGGGGTTTAAAAATTGGGAGCTGAAAACTAATCTAAATCTTTGTTCTCCACTTTTTTAGTGTTCAGGCATCGGAGGTTGAAATGCATAGAAAAGAAAATAGAATTTTACTGCCTATGACTAAAAAAACGATAAATAAGAACCTTATCAAAATTATTTCTTCGTTGATTTCAAAAAATCAAGGCAAATTAACCGCCTTAGGAGTTGTCGAAATACCCAAAGATTTATCACTTAGTTATGGGGCTATTCCCGCGCGAAGGTTTAGGAAAATCATAAGTGATTTAGCCCAAACGGGGCAGTTAGAAAGAGTTGAAATGAAGACTTTGGTTGGAGTTTCTCACCAGGGGTGGCAGGAAGTAATTAATTCGGCTCAAAAAGAAAGGTGCAACTTAATCTTTCTGGAGTGGGATGGAAAAGGTGATGGAAAAAGGCGTTTTTACGGAACCACGATGGATGAAATTGCACAGAAAACTTCTAATGATATTGTAATTGTTAAACCCGGCAAGGGTGGGGAATTTAAAAAAGTACTTGTTCTTTTAAGAGGCGGGGTACACGCTAAGCTTGGTTTGAGTCTCGCAACTTCAATTGTCGATAAATTTGGTTCTTCTCTAACGGTTTTGCATATTTCAAGCACCGCTCCCAAGCAATTTCAAAAAGATAAAACTGCTTTAAAGAACTATTTAAAAAAGCAAGCAAGTTTTGCTGATAAAATAAATATCGTTTCTTTACCTTCTCCCGATACTGAAAAGACAATTCTGGATTTTGCCAAAGATTATGACGTTATTATAATGGGTGCTTCCACAAAAGACGGCAAAACAACTCCTTTTGGGCCAATATCTCAAAAGATAGCAAAAAATTTAGACGCGACCACAATTATCGCAATTGCCGGGGTCCCTTCGCAGTTACCAATTTTTGAGTCAGAGAAGAAGAGCGTTAAATTGCATTCGGCCAAAAAAGATATCTCTGAAGTCGTTGATAGATGGTTTGCGGAAAACACTTTTCACGCTGAGGAATTTTCAAATATCGAAGAACTTGTTGAATTAAAAGAAAAACAAGGGCTTACAATAAGTCTGGGCCTGCCAACATTAAACGAGGGTGAGACCGTCGGTAAAATAATACATACTATAAAAAGTGAACTTTACGATAAGCATCATCTTATTGACGAAATTGCCCTAATCGATAGCAATTCAACTGATGGAACGCAAGAAATTGCTCGTAAATTAGGAATACCGGTTCTTGTTGATAGTGAGATATTGCCTTCTCAGGGAGCAAAAAAGGGGAAAGGGGAGGCGCTTTGGAAAAGTCTTTATGCTTTAAATGGCGATATTATTGTTTGGATAGATACAGATATTAAGAACATCACTCCAAGTTTCGTATATGGATTGGTTGGGCCACTTATTAAATATCCAAGGATAAAATATGTAAAAGGGTTTTACCGTCGTCCCATAAAAGTTAGAGACACACTTCGCGAAACAGGCGGAGGAAGAGTTACTGAACTTACCGCGAGACCTCTCATAAACCTTTTCTTCCCGGAGCTATCGGGTCTTGTGCAGCCGCTTTCGGGTGAATATGCCGGAAGGCGAGAGACACTTGAGCAAGTTGGTTTTTACACGGGATACGGCGTTGAAATAGGTTTATTGATAAATATTTTAGAAAAATTTGGCTTATCTGTTTTTGGCCAAGTGGATTTAATTAAGAGGATTCACAGAAATCAAAGTCTTTCAGATTTAAGTAAAATGTCTTTTGCTATTCTTCAAGTGGTTATCGAATGGCTTGAGAAGAAAAATAAAGTGTATTTGCTCCAGGAAATGAATAAGTCAATGAAGCTTATTCATCGCGATCCTAAGAATTTTTATCTTGAAGTTAAAGAAATAGAAGATACTATGAGGCCACCCATGATTGAAATGCCCGAATACGTTGAGAAGTTTAAAAAATTATCGTAGATTAGTTTTTTCATTTTCTTGCTCGTCCTAAGAATTTTATTTTGTGGGCGGGCAACAGCTCTGGATTGCCTACAAATAACCCCCCTGGGTTTTAAAAGATAAAAACTAATGGCTTATAGGTTCGTCATTGCGAGAGACCGAAGGGAACGTGGCAATCTCATAGGTGGCTGATAGCTGGGGGATGTTTCCACTGGGATTTTAGAAGGGTTGTTAATTCCTTTGTTTTTGTGATGTTTTTTCGCTAATTCCACAACCTTAAACAACTGTGATAAACTAAATTAAATCCAGCTTAAGAAGGGAATCTTATGCGCACGGGTATTGCAAATCTACCGCTTCACGGTGGCAAAGCCCCCAGGTGGCTTTTTTCCAGAATGACAAAACTGGCAAGAGAAATAGCCATTGTAATTGTGACTGAGTTTGGGCCCGAGGAAATGCTTAGAAAGCTCTCCGACCCGTTTTGGTTTCAGGCCTTCGGTTGTGTTTTAGGTTTTGACTGGCACAGCTCCGGGGTAACCACTACTACTTGTGGTGCTCTTAAAGAAGGGATAAAAGATATCGGGCCTGATTTAGGATTGTTTGTTGCCGGCGGGAAAGGTGCAACTTCTCGTAAGACCCCAAGTGAAATAGAAAAAACCGAAGGATTTCTTGCGATTGACCCAAAAATCCTTATATCTACAAGCAAGATTACTGCCAAGGTAGATAACAATGCGCTTCAGGATGGGTATCAGCTCTATCATCACTGCTTCATTTTTACCAAGGAAGGTTCATGGGCCGTGGTTCAACAAGGGATGAATGAGGTAAATTTATACGCGAGAAGATACCACTGGCTGGGCGAGAAGGTTAATGATTTTGTAAATGAACCTCATTCCGCAATATGTTGTGATAAGAAAAATCCCTCTTTAAATTTAGTGGCCAAAGAAAGTGAGGAGGCAAGAGAAGTAACGGCCTCGCTTTCCAGGGAAAAGCCAGAAACCCTGGTCAAGGAGCTCAAAAGAATCAAGACACTTGAACTGCCTGCCCGTCATTCAGTAAAGGTTGGCGATATAAATCCTGATAGGATTGAGAAGATCTTTCTTAAGACCTATGAGAGGCAGCCCGAGGATTTTAAGACACTTCTTGCGATGCCGGGAGTTGGTCCCAAGACCATTAGGGCATTAAGTTTAATATCCGAGCTTGTTTACGGGGTTAAGCCGAGCTTTAAAGATCCGGTGCGCTATAGTTTTGCTCACGGGGGAAAAGACGGACATCCTTATCCGGTCGATAGGACTACATATGATAAATCCATAGAGATTTTGAGGACTGCAGTTTCACATGCTAAAGTTGGACGGGAAGAAAAACTGCAGGCTTTTAGAAGGTTAGGAAACTACGGTGGGTAGGAGTTAAAAATGGCAAAAATTCTTTTACATGCGTGTTGTGCTCCTTGTTTAATATATTCTTATGAAAAGTTAGTTAAAGAAGGCTATGAAGTAACCTGTTTTTACTATAATCCCAATACTCATCCCTTCAGAGAATACAAAGAACGGCTAAAGTCTGTTCGGAAATGCTGCGAGGAATTAAATATTCCTTTGATTGTTGGCGAATATGAACTTGAGGAATATTTTCGAAGAGTGGCTTTTCACGAGGACGAAAGATGCTCTATTTGTTATAATTTGCGTTTGAGGAAAACGGCCGAAACAGCTAAAAAGAACGGCTTTGACGCATTTACAACAACATTAACTATAAGTCCGTATCAATCGCTTGAGCTAATAAAAAAAATTGGAGACAAAATAGCTCACGAGGTTGGTGCTGATTTTTTGTTTAAAGATTTTAGGGAAGGTTTTAAGGAGAGTCACGAAAAAGCAAGAGAGATGGACTTATACATGCAAAAATATTGCGGATGCTTGTTTAGTGAATGGGAGCGTTATGGTAAAAAGAAATGAAAAATGGAGAATGAAAAAGTAAAAACTATAATTAAAAGTTAATAAAGTCTTCAGTTTTACATTTTTATTTAAGTCACTGCCGACTCCCGCTTGCCCGCCTCTGGCGGGACTAAGAGACTTCCGACTGATAGGGTATAGGGTAAAGTAGGAATTAGGATTAAGGAGCAATTGTACAGGTTAAGAGCTTAATCCTTATAACTTATTGCTTATAGCTGGTGGCTGGCGTCTGGCAGCTTATAACTGGCAACTTACAGGAGTTGCGCGTGAACTTTGAAACAATAGGAAAAATAATTTTAATATTTGCAATCGTGCTTTTTGTTATAGGCAGTCTTTTTTATCTTGCCGGGAGAGTTGGTTTCAAAGGTCTCCCCGGCGATATATTTTATAAAAAAAATGAGTTTAGTTTTTATTTTCCTATAGTAACTTGCATTGTCATAAGCATCATCTTAACTGTAATTATCAATCTAATCTTTTTTTTCTTAAGACGGTGATTTATGAAAACTTCTGATTTCAATTATTGTTTACCTGCTGAATTAATAGCCCAAAAACCTATTGAGTCCAGGGATAGTTCGCGTCTTATAGTTGTTGACAGAGGCGTAAATAAAATTGAACATAAAACCTTTAGAGATATTGCTGAATTTTTGCAAGCAGGAGATTGCCTTGTCATAAATGATACGCGCGTTCTTCCGGCTCGGCTTAAGGGAGTAAAAGATAAAACCGGGGGCAAGGCGGAAATTTTTCTTCTCACCGAACTTAAAGAGGGTCGTTGGGAGGCGCTTGTTAAACCGGGGCGTCGGCTTCAACCGGGCACGAAAGTTATATTTAAAGATGGAATTTTAATTGGAGAAATTGAGGGCCGTCTTTCTGGTGGTAAACGAATTGTTCGTTTTGAATATGAGGGAAATTTTAAGGAAATTTTAAAAAAAGTTGGCGAAGTTCCTCTTCCGCCTTATGTGCATCGTAGTTTAAAAGAACCGGAGCGTTATCAAACTATTTATTCTAAGGAAGAAAAATCGGTTGCTGCTCCCACTGCCGGTTTGCATTTTACGCCTGTTTTTATGGATGAGCTTAAAGAAAAGGGAGTTCGTTTCGCTACTGTAACATTAGAAGTTGGGTTGGATACATTTCGTCCGGTAAAAACGGAAAATATTGAAGAGCACGAAATTCACAAAGAGCGCTTTAAGTTAACCGAAGAGTCGGCTGATATTATAAATAAGACAATTTTGAAAGGAAAAAGAGTGGTGGCCGTTGGAACTACCTCGGTTAGAGTACTGGAATCATCCGCGATACAGAGTCAAAAGAAAAAATATGTAGTGAAAGCGGGTGGAGGGGTTACGGATTTGTTTATTTATCCGGGATATGAGTTTAAAATAGTGGATGCTTTGATTACAAATTTTCATCTTCCTAAATCAACGTTGTTAATGTTGGTTTCGGCTTTTGCGGGGCATGATTTAATTATGAGGGCTTACAAAGAAGCAATCGATAAAAAATACCGGTTTTTTAGTTTTGGCGACGCGATGCTCATTATTTAGTTGATAGTGGGTAGTCGGTAGTGGTTAGTTGTTGGCAGAGAAGAAAGAAGAGAATTTAAAAAATTACTCCCGACTCCTTACTAACGACTCACGACTTAGTGGAGGTTCTATGGCTTTTGATTTTAAACTAAAACATACAGATAAAAATTGTGGCGCGAGAGCCGGTAAGATGATTACCACGCATGGTATAATTAACACTCCTGTTTTTATGCCGGTTGGAACCAGGGCGGCGGTAAAAACAATGTCACCCGATGAGCTAAAGAAAATCGGCGCTCAAATAATTTTATCCAATACTTACCACCTGTATCTTCGACCGGGACACAAACTCATAAAAGAGGCGGGCGGCTTGCATAATTTTATGAGTTGGAATAAACCGATTCTTACTGATAGCGGAGGGTTTCAGGTTTTTAGTCTCGGAAAAACACTCAAGGTTACTGATGAAGGTGTAAATTTTAAATCGATAATTGATGGCTCTTCTCATTTTTTAACTCCGGAGATGGCAATTGAAATTCAAAATGATTTGGGGGCGGATATTATCATGGCCCTGGATGAGTGTCCTCCTTATCCCTCAGAAAAAAAACATGTTAAAGAAGCAGTCGAACGGAGTTTGCAATGGGCAAAGCGTTGTAAAAAAAGTCATCACTCTGAGGAGCAAGCACTTTTTGGAATAGTTCAGGGTGGAGTTCATCGAGATTTAAGGGAATATAGTGCTCAAAATACTGTCGAAATAGATTTTCGCGGATATGGAATCGGTGGTTTCAGCGTAGGAGAACCCCATGACTTGATGCTCGAGGTACTTAACGAGACCGTTTCTTTTTTACCTAATAATAAACTGCGTTATCTTATGGGAGTCGGTAATCCCACGAGTATTTTAGAAGCGATAGGTTTAGGTATAGATATGTTTGATTGTGTGCTACCCACCCGGATTGCTCGCAACGGAACTGTATTTATTTCAACCGGCAGGCTTAATATTAAAAACGCGCTTTACGAAAAAGATTTCGGGCCATTGGACTCCAATTGCGATTGTTATGTTTGCCGGAATTTTTCAAGGGCTTACCTTAGGCACCTCTTTAAAATTGGTGAAATCTTGGCTTTAAGGCTTCTAACGTGGCATAATCTTAGTTTTATCTTTAATTTAATGGACCATGCTAGAATTGCGATACAGGAAGATTCATTTTTGGATTTCAAAGCATTGTTCAACGAGCAATATCAGAGATAAATTAAAGAATAAAGGAATTTACTTAAAATTGTTGAAGAAAAAAACTTAATATCTTTAATTTAAAGGAGTGGTTAGTTTGTCACAGTCTACAATGTCTTTTGCCTACATCATTTTTCTTATTGCGATTTTCTATTTTTTGTTAATTCGTCCCCAGCAACTAAAAGCGAAACAGCACAGGCAACTTATTTCCGCGTTAAAGGTGGGAGATAAGGTTGTTTCAACTGGTGGTGTCTACGGAGTTATAAAATCCATTACGGACGATACCGTCTCTTTGGAAGTTGCCGACAAAATTGTAGTTAAGTTTGCCAGGAATTCAATTGCTCAAAAAAAATAATTTTCTTGCTGAATTCTCTAATTTTTGTTACTTTTTAACTCATGTTATTAAAAGATAAACTTATGGAAAATAGAATAACTTTAGATGATTTGAAGAAAAATGAGTCTGTTGCTATATATTTAGAAATGGCTGATAAGTTTACGGGTTATATGGGCTATACCGAACATGGGCCCAGGCATGCAAATTTAGTTGGCCATATAGTCCACAATATTCTTAAGCGGTTAGGCTATCCGGAAAGAGATGCTGAGCTTGGAGCTATGGCCGGATATCTTCATGATATAGGGAATGCTATTAGCCGTCAGAACCATGGTGTATCTTCGGCTATTTTGGCAAAAGATATTCTTGAAAAGATGGATATGCCCAAAGAAGAAATTGGGTTAATTATGAACTCGGTAGGCAATCACGAAGAAGAATACGG is a genomic window of Candidatus Oleimmundimicrobium sp. containing:
- a CDS encoding glucosyl-3-phosphoglycerate synthase → MHRKENRILLPMTKKTINKNLIKIISSLISKNQGKLTALGVVEIPKDLSLSYGAIPARRFRKIISDLAQTGQLERVEMKTLVGVSHQGWQEVINSAQKERCNLIFLEWDGKGDGKRRFYGTTMDEIAQKTSNDIVIVKPGKGGEFKKVLVLLRGGVHAKLGLSLATSIVDKFGSSLTVLHISSTAPKQFQKDKTALKNYLKKQASFADKINIVSLPSPDTEKTILDFAKDYDVIIMGASTKDGKTTPFGPISQKIAKNLDATTIIAIAGVPSQLPIFESEKKSVKLHSAKKDISEVVDRWFAENTFHAEEFSNIEELVELKEKQGLTISLGLPTLNEGETVGKIIHTIKSELYDKHHLIDEIALIDSNSTDGTQEIARKLGIPVLVDSEILPSQGAKKGKGEALWKSLYALNGDIIVWIDTDIKNITPSFVYGLVGPLIKYPRIKYVKGFYRRPIKVRDTLRETGGGRVTELTARPLINLFFPELSGLVQPLSGEYAGRRETLEQVGFYTGYGVEIGLLINILEKFGLSVFGQVDLIKRIHRNQSLSDLSKMSFAILQVVIEWLEKKNKVYLLQEMNKSMKLIHRDPKNFYLEVKEIEDTMRPPMIEMPEYVEKFKKLS
- the queA gene encoding tRNA preQ1(34) S-adenosylmethionine ribosyltransferase-isomerase QueA — translated: MKTSDFNYCLPAELIAQKPIESRDSSRLIVVDRGVNKIEHKTFRDIAEFLQAGDCLVINDTRVLPARLKGVKDKTGGKAEIFLLTELKEGRWEALVKPGRRLQPGTKVIFKDGILIGEIEGRLSGGKRIVRFEYEGNFKEILKKVGEVPLPPYVHRSLKEPERYQTIYSKEEKSVAAPTAGLHFTPVFMDELKEKGVRFATVTLEVGLDTFRPVKTENIEEHEIHKERFKLTEESADIINKTILKGKRVVAVGTTSVRVLESSAIQSQKKKYVVKAGGGVTDLFIYPGYEFKIVDALITNFHLPKSTLLMLVSAFAGHDLIMRAYKEAIDKKYRFFSFGDAMLII
- a CDS encoding HD domain-containing protein, with amino-acid sequence MENRITLDDLKKNESVAIYLEMADKFTGYMGYTEHGPRHANLVGHIVHNILKRLGYPERDAELGAMAGYLHDIGNAISRQNHGVSSAILAKDILEKMDMPKEEIGLIMNSVGNHEEEYGWATHPLAAALVIGDKADVHRSRVREKDKNKVDRIGDIHDRVNYAAEKSFLKVDSEKKTITLEIKIDTKISKVMEYFEIFLSRMIMCRKAAEILNCQFCLVINNVQLL
- the tgt gene encoding tRNA guanosine(34) transglycosylase Tgt; translation: MAFDFKLKHTDKNCGARAGKMITTHGIINTPVFMPVGTRAAVKTMSPDELKKIGAQIILSNTYHLYLRPGHKLIKEAGGLHNFMSWNKPILTDSGGFQVFSLGKTLKVTDEGVNFKSIIDGSSHFLTPEMAIEIQNDLGADIIMALDECPPYPSEKKHVKEAVERSLQWAKRCKKSHHSEEQALFGIVQGGVHRDLREYSAQNTVEIDFRGYGIGGFSVGEPHDLMLEVLNETVSFLPNNKLRYLMGVGNPTSILEAIGLGIDMFDCVLPTRIARNGTVFISTGRLNIKNALYEKDFGPLDSNCDCYVCRNFSRAYLRHLFKIGEILALRLLTWHNLSFIFNLMDHARIAIQEDSFLDFKALFNEQYQR
- the ruvB gene encoding Holliday junction branch migration DNA helicase RuvB, which translates into the protein MEERILSTNLTPEDIEYDKNLRPKRLVEFIGQGKIKEHLGVYISAAKNRKETLDHVLLSGPPGLGKTTLAGIIANEMDVSIKVTSGPALERAGDLAAILTNLEVGDVLFIDEIHRLNRNVEEVLYPAMEDFELDIIIGKGPSARSLRLEVPRFTLVGATTRTGLITSPLRDRFGVVARLDYYTVEELEEITKRSGSILGVKIDSEGAHEIARRSRGTPRVVNRLLKRVRDYAEVKCDGIINKDVAMEALSFFEVDNKGLDKLDQRILMTLIDKFDGKPVGLNTLATAIGEESDTVEDVYEPYLLQLGFLMRTPRGRIATGKAYEHFGIKPKEDNPALF
- a CDS encoding YebC/PmpR family DNA-binding transcriptional regulator, with translation MSGHSKWHSIKHKKSKEDVKKGKIFSKLSRYITVAAREGGGDISGNSSLALALQKAKDYNMPAANIERAIKKGTGDLGGAEAFEKIIYEGYGPAGVAVMVEAMTDNRNRTASDIRNIFSKHNGNLGTTGCVAWMFDRKGVILAGKDENIDEDTLLSIALEAGAEDLKNEDDHFEIITEPVDLNSVCDVLKDKGVKFSSATITMLPKDMVKLNKADAKKALKLMDVLEDHDDVQEVYSNFDIPDEVMDEIAAES
- a CDS encoding DUF2905 domain-containing protein, with the translated sequence MNFETIGKIILIFAIVLFVIGSLFYLAGRVGFKGLPGDIFYKKNEFSFYFPIVTCIVISIILTVIINLIFFFLRR
- a CDS encoding epoxyqueuosine reductase QueH, yielding MAKILLHACCAPCLIYSYEKLVKEGYEVTCFYYNPNTHPFREYKERLKSVRKCCEELNIPLIVGEYELEEYFRRVAFHEDERCSICYNLRLRKTAETAKKNGFDAFTTTLTISPYQSLELIKKIGDKIAHEVGADFLFKDFREGFKESHEKAREMDLYMQKYCGCLFSEWERYGKKK
- the yajC gene encoding preprotein translocase subunit YajC; translated protein: MSQSTMSFAYIIFLIAIFYFLLIRPQQLKAKQHRQLISALKVGDKVVSTGGVYGVIKSITDDTVSLEVADKIVVKFARNSIAQKK
- the ruvA gene encoding Holliday junction branch migration protein RuvA, which translates into the protein MIAYLEGKIKEKGTDKIVVDVNGIGFEVFVSSNSLRNLPEKGEIAGVHTYLHVREDILQIFGFNSLEEKEMFLNLLSVSKIGPKIALSILSALSLDSLRKAIIMGDLEMITAIPGIGKKGAQRLILELKEKLELPDFFENIPEQVNNSAYIEARDALVNLGYSTMEAAKALEGCLNKNNLSAEEMIKFALKKLAKC
- a CDS encoding DUF763 domain-containing protein, producing MRTGIANLPLHGGKAPRWLFSRMTKLAREIAIVIVTEFGPEEMLRKLSDPFWFQAFGCVLGFDWHSSGVTTTTCGALKEGIKDIGPDLGLFVAGGKGATSRKTPSEIEKTEGFLAIDPKILISTSKITAKVDNNALQDGYQLYHHCFIFTKEGSWAVVQQGMNEVNLYARRYHWLGEKVNDFVNEPHSAICCDKKNPSLNLVAKESEEAREVTASLSREKPETLVKELKRIKTLELPARHSVKVGDINPDRIEKIFLKTYERQPEDFKTLLAMPGVGPKTIRALSLISELVYGVKPSFKDPVRYSFAHGGKDGHPYPVDRTTYDKSIEILRTAVSHAKVGREEKLQAFRRLGNYGG
- the ruvC gene encoding crossover junction endodeoxyribonuclease RuvC, yielding MIILGLDPGLAITGFGVIDCKGNRLKPISYGCIRTEAKLSLPVRLDKVFKEMEILINKYNPQEVAVESLFFNSNAKTVFAVGQARGVALLAMARAGLPVSDYTPLQVKQAVVGYGRADKLQVQNMVKTLLCLSEYPKPDDAADALAIAICHAHSRKMNRVGNEE